The Arachis hypogaea cultivar Tifrunner chromosome 14, arahy.Tifrunner.gnm2.J5K5, whole genome shotgun sequence DNA window TCTGTTCATTGTGCAGTCCTTTCTAACTTCTAATTGTTtccttatttagttattttagatACTTTTTGTTGATCATGGATCTCTTATTAGGCTATAACATAATGTTAACTGCAAGGCTTTTTCTCACATGTATATAGTTCATCTTGCGCCATTCTTGCTTATCTTTCCCTCATGTCTTTTGGCTTTATATTCAAGAATTCATGCTTATTGGATTCTTTTCTGATGCATGATATAGCTTTGATTCTCTGTTCTTTGAAGTATTTGATGCAGCTATTCTTTAACAAATTTTGAGACGAATTTTCTACTTGGTATTACCTATACCACCCTGGTGTTAAGTGCTAACTGCAATGACAACATTTTTTTTTAGTGTGAGATCCATTTGAGATTACTCCTGTCCTGCATGCTTGATatatctctttattatttttgtatatatgtCCCAACATGACATCATTCATTATGATTGTATATATTGGGCACGTGTTTTCCTTTTTCCAGATGAATTGAGTATATGATTTgattattaattagtaattagCAGCCAACGCTGCATTATTGTTTAGTCAATTATTGCTTACAATCTTCAAACTCACTTGTTTGATTTACTGTTTGGAATTGGCAAAAGTGTATCACCTTAAATTTTTAACGGTGTGATGAATCATTTGATAGAAAATGGTTGAGAGACTAAtatgatgtattttttttaattttatagatgTAATTTGTACAATTGAaatcttgaaaaatattttagatgAATATTCTTATACTATTCTTTTTTCAAATCTGCTCCCATTTTGAgtaggggtggaaaaaggccaggcggcctgtcaggggcctgcagcctggcctgtgtttggcctggcctgttataaaataggtacaggctcaggctcttttaaaagccttaatacATTAATAGGCCAGGCCCAGGCTCACTAATTGGCCTAATTAGTCTTATAGGCCTGTCTGGgtctgttaaaatataattaaatatataaataattatttattattaataaaattatgagatattttaaatttattatattttattataaatatttttgtatattttaaatatgttaaaagtttaaaattttttacaaatattaaatatatgacatattacatataactatttttattaaaaaataatttttttaaataatatttttatttttgtaaaaaaaaattagcaggccttttaacaggcttcaggccaggccaggctgaataacaggccagcctagtactttataaaaagcctataacaggctgcaggccaggttcaggccaatcaactgtatgacaggtcaggcctgttaagagcaaagtctgacctggcctggcctgtttccaTTTTTGAGTCAAGAGATAGATAAATAGACTTGGAAATTCAATTTCTACAATAATTTTTACTAGGGGATAGTGGTCCTGCTTATGGGGTCAAATTAATCGCCCGTCACACTGTGGGAGCTGgccatgcttctttggacttcaaTTAAATCGAGAAATAAGTTTGATTGTCCATCTTTTTTGTAGAATATATATCCCGACATGGGGTTTGTAAATATGTGATTGTCTGATAACGAGTAAGAAATATCCGTCTTTCTGTCAAATAGAAAAGCTTCTTTCACTCCATTCCCATGTGACTAATTTGAAAAACCGTTTTAGGGCttaaatgtataaaaataatttaacacaAATTAGATTATATATATAGTTGCAGCTTAATAGAACGAGATAACGGATAAGGAACTAGTATTAAGTAAGAAATGCATCTTGTCTGTCGCCAAGAACTACAAATGTTGGCAGTGACCCTTAATTTCTGATTTTAACTCTTATGCTAAGTAACATAAGGCACATATTTCACATTTGTCCCTCTAGAAGGTTACGTGAAGAAATGGAAAGCAGacagatataaaaaaataatgacttGTAAGCATATTCTAAACCCAACAAATATTGCTCAGCATATTCTTTTGTTGTGCACCTCAATCTTTTACAGAGGTTCACTAATTTCTGAGATACTTCTAccaataaatcattaaaaatataCATTAACATTAGCATAATCCAATGCACAATCCATTCTACGATAATAATAAtcatactactactactactttaTTCTTGTTTTTGTTTATTACTCTCTCTAATTCACAATAACAAAGAAAGTAACTAACTTTATAGTTTGAACATTCTCCACCATTTGTCTTGCTTTGCTTCTTCTATTGCTTCATTTCCTGCCATGAACAATGAAACAGGAAAAGACATAGACAAACCAACTAGTGACTTGAAAGTGATGACAGGCCCCTGTTGTGATCCTTCTTCCCCTTTGACATGAATCTCAGTCAAAGTGAACCAAAGCAAGAAATCCTTGGCCTTCACGCCAGTGAGGTTCTTGATCTTGTTTGGCTCAACATGTGCAGTGACAATTGTGTCATAGCACACAACTATGTTGTGTTTGTCAAACTTGTGCTCCTTTTTCTCCTCAAGCTTGAGCCAAACAAAGCCTTCTTCTTTGACGTAGCCGCACTCCTCGATGTCCTGAATGGTTAGTAGGCCGTCCGGTAGGCCTATTTCGGCCAACAACAGAGAGAACTTCTGGCGACAAACTCGGTCGCCATAATACATCTCTGCCTTGGCCTTAATCTCCTCTGTTAACAGAGACATTGTATTGTGATTGGAATGTTGTTTGATGGATTGTGTGTGTAGTAGGCAACAAAAGGGTGCAAGTGGGTTGCCTAGCAAGTATTTGGAACTTGGAAGGGTATATACCTTGTAGGAGCTGGGAATTTGTAGAAAAAAGTGTTTATAGAGCATATGCAAGTTGGCCTAATTGGATCCTTCTTCTattagttctttttctttttgggtttgaggatctttcttctcttttgaataGAAGGATCTTTCTTCCTTAAAAAGCCCTTTGTCACCAACTAGGCCATTAACCTTCGACCCAAACCAAATATGGGCTATTATAAATCTAATAAAAATTGTTAGTTGAGAAGAAAAAAATTGGTAAGTATGTGAGGAGTGTGTGGGTGTATATTGTATACTTAGGATTGGGGGTTATCCAATTcaccgaccaaaaaaaaaaaacatgtttaactaaatttttatctaacgacttttaattattaattttatataaaaataactgcaCATGAGTCTCCAATTGAAAAATATTCTACCtctaaattgttttttttttaaataaatcgatTCTCACATAAGACTATTTGTCTATATAAAAGAATTATGCTTGatttggtaaaacttttacttttcaaaaatagcttataaaagttagttttttaaaagttgtaacatttatgtttgataaattaaattaaaaatgacttttaataagtACAAGCAATAACAAGTATGTTtgctaaaatagtttttaaaatttaaaaatactataatagacattaatgtaagaattaaatttggatattaattaatgtatgaTGTTGTTCATACCTTGACCCAAAACTTAAAGCCAAGCCCAGACAAAGCCCAAACCATAAAGTATACACACGACCTCCTCGAACCGACCACCTGGCAGGACCAGAACTGCCTCTACTAATAAAGCTCATATATTCAAAATATGCGATCATAACAACTCCTACAATCTTTCATACTCATCTAGAAAGGAGATCTCAACAATACCCCTAACAAAAGAGAGTAACAAACCCACCATCAAAGATGAAACTATTCCAAAGGTGGTTATTGACTCTACATCTACACTTATAAATATCCTGACACCCTCAAGTATTCTTCgaacccaatctactaaaaacctacctaaaacccatgctaacttaagcatcggagttccttgcaggtaccacctcccACCATCACCAAGACGTCGGATGGCGGCACCCTAGCAGCGGAATACGTCAGACACAATCCCCATAGGAActtggacctcacgttcaggcccaaGTCACCGTTTCAAGTAAATCTCGAaatattggcgccgttgtcagggaCCTGGACCTTAACTCTTGATAATGGTGGATGATCAATATCAAGAATGACGAATGCGTCCAACATCAGATTAAAGAATGGAGACCTTCACAATGACGATCGAGCATTCTCTGTTCATAATAACACCCTGAAAGGCAAATGGGAATGTGGTGGACATAGAGTGATTTCTCAGGCTCACATCCCTAAGGAATAAGGGAATCAAAATGCTGAAAAGATCATGGAGTTCTTTCATGATCATCAAAGTCGACTTGAACAGCTAAAAAAAGAGTTAGAACGACTAAGAGAATTAGAGAGACAACTCCAAAAAAGAGTTGCGCAACAGAAGAGAGATTGaagataaacaaagaaaattgaaatccgagccaagggaaaaagaaagtcaTGCGTATAAAGGTCCCAAGAAATTTGCAACATTCCAACATGAATCCCTACGTTGGATCTACTGATCCAAATAAATATTTCAGCAACTTCAAAGAAGTCTACCAAAACGGAGAAGGTTGTACAAAACCCGACCTTTACACTATAACCTGTGCACCAGAAGATACCAAAGGGAGTTTTGTAGATATCCTCTTCAAAGTTGCTTTTGACAAGTTTGGATTAGACGAAAAGGACTTAAAGGTGTACTCCAACACTCTATTCGGATAAGAAAAAACACCAATGCAATCTCTTGGCTACATAAGCCTTTATACCACTTTCAGCAAAAGTCCTAGAACTTGTACTATCAATACTGACTACATTGTGGTAGATACCCCATCTATCTACAATACAATAATAGATCGGACTCCTCTAAACCGTATAGTTTTCAACAAAGGAGGAGATAGCCACCATTTATGAAAATCAACAGTCGGGGCATAAATGCTACAAAAGGTTTTAACTTTAGAAACAGTCCAACAAGAAAAATTCGACCTCTTTTAGAGCTCACGAAGAAAGGTTGAGACTCTACAGTAAGTTTGAGAAACTCCAAGCTTATAAAAGAAATTCCAACCTCTTTTGCTTGAAAGGATTTTGATATGCCGAGCATTCGACCTCATGAACCACAAGCTAGCTGTGCCTGTATACCCAGGTGCCTGACCTGTATAATAGAGGTGACAAAAGCTTAGCCCTAAAAGAGCACAAGTCATGGAAAAATAGGTTCAAGCACTCCTGAAAGCTGGGTTTAGATCCCTTATGGTTTGCCAATGTGGTATTGGTAaggaagaaaaatggaaaatGTTAAAGTATGTCCCGACCTCAAACCTGAAGGGGTCTTAGATAAAATCCACAGTGGCACCTGTGAAAATCATCTTAGGATAAGGTCACTGACAAAAAAGATGCTACGAGCCGACTTTTATTGGCCGACCTTATAAAAGAATGCAATCGACTTCGAGAAGAGGTTCCTGCCTTGTCAGTTACATGAAAATTCCCACGTGGCACCTCCAAAAGAAGCTCATCAAAATCATCCCCCATGGCCCTTTACAAAATGGGGTTTAGACTTACTCGGGTCGTTTCTTCAAGCATTGAGACAAGTGAAATACCTCATAATAAGGACATAAATGCTGCAATAAAAATTTTAGCTTAAGCATCTCCCCAAAAGCAAAGAAGTCAAAACGTTAGAGCACATGCTGAAATCATAGACACATTGAACAACTCCACAAATGGGGAATCATCTTACCTACCCTCCTACGACATTAAATTAGTAACCCCGACTAGggcaaataaagaaagcaaaaaaaaaaactgacCTCTTTTAAGGGTTAGACTTTACAACAAGGTCGGATATGCTTAAGGCTTACAAAGAAAAATCTGACCTCTTTCCCGAGGTAAGACTTCAAGAACCAAATTCCAAGAAAAAATGGCCATGAGAAGATCATACGAAGAAGTTTCTCACCTGGTACCCTCGTCCTAATCTAAAATGACATTAAGCCAAAATCGAGCGAAGAAAAGCTGACAACAAAATGAAAAAATCCCAACAAAATCACTTTAAGACTTGGAAAAGAACTATTACAACATATTCGACTTGCTCAAAAACGATCTACCTAGATTGTAGCATGTCTACAACAAAAGAGACGCTACAACTAGAAAGTGCACCTTACTCCTTGATGCACACTTTTTTCTGACTTGAAGCGACCAAGCCCAAGTTCAAGGATGGATTGTATAAACGAATCAGAGTGGAATCAAAATCGTAAAAACAATCCTATGATCTGCAAACTCGTACAAAAAAAGAGTTAGGAGAAAGTCGAAGATGACAAGTCAGAATCATGCAAGTCAAAACATGTGTTGAAAAAGCTGATAAAGCCCTTAAAAGGGTAAAAGCAAAAATGACAACAAAAATAATCCTCCAAACGACTCGTACATAAATGAGTTGGAAAGGAAAGAAAAGGTTGTAAACATTTTGAACAAAATCGAAACGTAAAAAATAATCCTCCAACCAAAACTACTCGCACATAAACGAGTTGAAAATAAATGGAAGGAGGGTAAAATCATTTCGAACAAAATCGAACGTAAAACAAATCCTCCAATAAAAAAAGCTCGGGTAAAATAAGTTGTATCATATACAAGGATGACAACTTTGTAAAATTTAGAAAGGTGAAGGAATAAGCATATAATCCATTCACTTAACACACCAATTTAACCTCGACAAAGTGCAAAAATCATTACCCAGCATCAATGATCGGCAAGATAAAGTGACGAGGTCCAAATTAGTATAAGAAGTTATAAAAGCATATTGTGGTCCGACCCTATTAAGCCACTTGTACTAAAACAGGTCTGACAAGGGGAAAACATAAAACGAATCGCAAAAATAACTTGAATTAAGACATGACCAACCTCTTAAAGGCAACGTGTTCATAATCAAACATCACGTGAAGAGAAGTTAAAAACAAACCTAAACTCGATCTCACAACAATTTGTCTAAACCAAATTGAAAGAGGAGGGTGATTTGTAAGAATGCCTCATCAAGTCAAGAGTTAAGTGTCCGACCTCACTAGGTCGACACAGCAAACATAAAACAAGTTATCCGACTTCCTAGAACAGCTCGGCCAAATGAGCTTAAATGAGAATCCAAAATAACTTGTAGAAACCTCGTAGCAATGAAAAAGCACCGACCTCCCATGATCGGAGCATGGGAGAATTAACTACAAAATCAAAGTAAGATCTCTCCGACCTCTAGAAAAGCTCGAAACAACATAGTTATGAGAAAAAAAAGTCTTGTAAGAGCAACAAAATCTCGACTACTAAAATGTTTATTACGAAGTGATAATCCAAAATCACACAAAAGCAAACAAATAACGAGCACCAATTCTGGATAAAACAAGTCATACAACAAAGGCACTCTATCTAAAAAACAATTTGTGAACTTCCACTACAAACATGCCATATCATAAACAATGCAAAAATCATAGAAGATAGGATAGAAGACAAAGAAAGTAGAAACAAAGTGTTATAAAGCCCAAAGGCAAcatagtatcaaaaaatattacaataaattGTTTTTAAAAGACCCACATGCTGGGCCATCAAAACAAAGATATAAAAAGAGATCAAGGAGCAGCTCCAACATCGGCTGGAGCGACAATCTCCACTTGAGAAGCTCCAACATCAGCATCTGGAATGTTGTCATCCTCTTGTACGACCTCCTTAGGAGAGGTTGGGTGTAGGACCTCTTCCAAAGCAGAAGTAGAAACGTTCAAGTTTTGAGGAGCTGGGGCACCTTCATCATCCTCTGGAATTAAAACAATCTGACCACCAACCATAATTTTGTCAAGATCAATGGCAGAGATGTCAACTCCAGGGGCGATTATTTGAAATTAGGCTTTTAAATTTTCTACAAGGTCGTCCATACCCTTTCCAGCAGAGCCCTCAAACTCTTCCAACTCGGTCATTAAATCAAGCTCCTCCCCATAAATTTGGGTATAGCTCTcctctgctttctttttcaaAGCCTCCATCTTGTCAAGCTTTGCATCAGAATCCTTCACTATTTCCCTCAGCATGACAGCATCCAATCTAAAGGCATTCCTATCAACTTTCCATTGTGTTTTGGCATTCTTCAGTTCATCCACCCATAGTTGTAAGAACCAAATTGATTATCGAACCGATCAAGCTatggttcactggttcattgGTTCAACCAATGAGTCATTGGTTGAATCGGAGAAACtggtcctatgtaaataaaaaatataaagtagtcaaaaatctaaaattaaaatttaaaatacatatcttaactaatagtttaaaaataattaagtttcaacaaattataatcaacaaaTTTATGataaagattttttaattttatttttatattaaagtatttttatatttattatattgttatatactatatgtatttattgaaaaataaaattaataaatatcatataataataaaaaaataattatattgtaattaataaaaatatttaatattttttatttatacatatttaataatatttatattaataattataaataataaaaaatataattaatttaaatataagtgaatataaaattaaaataatatctaaaaaaattattgtgtgattttactatataattaataattagcataAGAAATAACAAGGAATAACATAGCTTAGTGGTGGAAGCATGTAGTACAAGGAGAACTCAGGTTCAAATTACATCTTTATCAATTTTGGAATTTTCTCTTGAGCGGTTCGGTTAGACCGGTTCTTAAGCAGAAACGCTTTGGACTGGACTGGATCGGATCGATTGGGGGTCTAATTCATCAATTTTTTTGCCAAATCGACCGGTCCGGTCGAGTTTTTACACTTATGCATCCACCTTCTTGCGAAGGTCGGACACTTCTTTTTGGGTAGCATTAAAGGGAGTTTGCCAAAGCCTTTTCAGAAAGGCAGTACAAACTCCAGCAGTACGAAAGCCCCCCTTTGCTACCATCTCCATATTTTTCTCCAAAGAAGTATCATCCATGGCGATAGAACTCCTAGAAAAGATGTACTCTTCAGTAAAGGAGTAGAGTCAAATTCTTTGTCGTAGATGCTACCATACTTATTGGAGAGAGTTTTGCGCTTACGAGAAGTGCGTGAGTCCGACTCCTTTCCTATGTCCAAAAAGGAAAGAACGGGTGGAACAACTCGGGTACCAGAACCCTTAGCAGGAGAAGAAGTTTGAGCAAGCCGCTTAGGCTGAGAAGAAGTCGGTCCCTGATAAGGAAAGGAAGTAGGAGTAACGACCAACTTCTCGATCTCTTTAAGCTGCACCTGTTGAGCTACCGCGTTCTTCTTTTCTTGGTGGAGTTTATTATAAAAAGCTGAGACACTTTGGAGGTCCAAAGAACATCCATTTCAAAGTTAGAAAAAGGGAGTGTTACCCTCAATCTGGTAAAAAGATACTCGTATATGAATAGGAAATGTTCACTTGACGTGTCACATCGAGCATAACAGATCATTTCCTCAGGGTTTGGGGCCTCTAAAACATAGTTTTCTTCATCCTTCTATTTTTTACAAATCCGATGTTTAAGTCGGAACTCTTCTAGCATCTCCCTATCTACTACAGACATCACTGCCAAAATGGTGTTGTCTACCCAATTTAGGTCCTCGAGAATGTTAGAAGGCATAACTTGTACTATATATCGAGACATAGAGAAATATACATACAAAACAAGAACAACAACGCAAATTACTAAAAGGCTACAACAAGTCGGGCATACTACTATGGAGGTTACAAGCAACTTGGTTATGACTCCACATAAAGATGCAAAAAGTCTACGTATGCAATCACCACAGCCCAACCAAAAAGCATGGCCATCAAATGACACCATTATCAAAAAAACCAACAAAGGTTCCATTTGGGGGCAAAACACACCAAGAGTACACCCTGGGTCATATGGCAATAAAGACATATGTGCAAAGAGCCACAAGCATTTTTTCAAAAGCAGACACCAAGATTCAACTAAGAAGCACTcatcttttcatctttttttaaaagaatcaaAACGAATGTCTATATCAAAATTACCACATTGAATATACAACAAAGGATCTGCGAAACATGTAAAGAAAACACCTTGGTAAAGGAGGGATGTTAAAGCAGTGCAAGCAGCAACTCTGGAACTCGGCAACCAACTAAAGAATGTAAGCAATACCCTTAAACGATCACCAGAAATAGGAAGCAAGGAGATTTTCTTTCAAGAGAATACAGAGTCTTTCGAAAGAAGAacaaacagaaaaagaagaagaagaagggggctACATTTATATAGTGATAGGGGTAGAAAAGTAAAAACTGCCCCACTTTAAAATGATGGCGCacatttcttgaaaaagaaaactcAAACGATTACGTCACAAAAACGTTACGAAAACGTTACAGCTTCCCACATCACGTCGAGATGCTGACTTCCACGAATGCCGATCTCTTTAAAATTTTCCAATTTTATAAGATTGGGAAATCAACATGAAGAAACTCCTCAAAAATGACTTCAGCAAAATCTTATGGCCGACTTAAATTAACTGCTCGAGTCCGACTTTATGAAACTCGACCTCGAGCAGGAGGTACTGTTCATACCTTGGCTcaaaaattaaaactagatccaGAAAACAGACAAAGCCCAAAACCATAAAGTCTACAAGTCCGACCTCCTCAGACCAACCTC harbors:
- the LOC112740273 gene encoding uncharacterized protein, which translates into the protein MLYKHFFLQIPSSYKVYTLPSSKYLLGNPLAPFCCLLHTQSIKQHSNHNTMSLLTEEIKAKAEMYYGDRVCRQKFSLLLAEIGLPDGLLTIQDIEECGYVKEEGFVWLKLEEKKEHKFDKHNIVVCYDTIVTAHVEPNKIKNLTGVKAKDFLLWFTLTEIHVKGEEGSQQGPVITFKSLVGLSMSFPVSLFMAGNEAIEEAKQDKWWRMFKL